A genomic stretch from Acidobacteriota bacterium includes:
- a CDS encoding tetratricopeptide repeat protein has product MTLPDEKLTAYLLGELPETEQVELEQQYLKDDELFEQVEVLEDELIVAYLLHQLPTDQTQQFESVFLRAPERQEKYKNLKAILEFVNHSESVPAFNTSVLGEREGWWEKIKDFFRPAFSPGGLILAGLTAMFVLATTLSIIAFRSHQSPEGPPTTADNTPPPVPTPVATNPNPELLQQIETLQTDRERERTQRQQAEKQIAELTTTIERLKVAGKKPVVVKPEEDQTRAADSANSNQAVTTIPASPPLPPLDDDLLWQFISNSQKPEDFFGYLKLYPEGKHAEEARTALADLRPQLLSEAHNTLGISHFRLGEYDQALIEFQKAIELRPQFPEAQFNLGLVLIKLGRLDEAQKLVQAIKPAKPSLARQLEAELRKARKTN; this is encoded by the coding sequence ATGACCCTTCCTGATGAAAAACTAACCGCCTATCTGCTGGGTGAACTTCCTGAAACAGAACAGGTTGAACTCGAACAACAATATCTCAAGGACGATGAGTTGTTTGAGCAAGTAGAAGTACTTGAAGATGAATTGATTGTGGCATATTTGCTCCATCAACTCCCTACGGATCAAACCCAGCAGTTTGAGTCAGTGTTTCTCCGAGCGCCAGAACGGCAAGAAAAATATAAAAACCTCAAAGCCATTCTTGAATTTGTCAATCATTCCGAATCAGTTCCAGCTTTCAACACCTCGGTTTTGGGTGAAAGGGAAGGCTGGTGGGAAAAAATCAAAGACTTTTTTCGCCCTGCTTTTTCACCCGGAGGGTTAATTCTGGCCGGGTTGACGGCCATGTTTGTTCTGGCGACAACCCTTTCGATTATCGCGTTTCGGTCACACCAGTCACCTGAAGGACCTCCGACCACCGCCGACAACACCCCGCCACCCGTCCCAACTCCGGTTGCAACCAACCCGAATCCAGAACTATTACAGCAAATTGAAACCCTTCAAACTGACCGGGAACGGGAACGAACCCAACGCCAACAGGCTGAAAAACAAATTGCCGAGCTGACCACCACCATTGAACGATTGAAGGTTGCAGGCAAAAAACCAGTTGTGGTCAAGCCTGAAGAAGATCAAACCCGAGCTGCCGATTCCGCCAATTCCAATCAGGCAGTGACCACCATTCCCGCCAGTCCTCCCCTGCCTCCACTGGATGATGATCTGTTATGGCAGTTCATTTCCAACAGCCAAAAACCGGAAGACTTTTTTGGTTATCTCAAACTCTACCCTGAAGGAAAACATGCGGAAGAAGCCCGGACGGCACTGGCGGATTTGCGTCCACAATTGTTGAGCGAGGCTCACAATACCCTTGGAATCAGTCATTTTCGATTGGGTGAATATGACCAGGCGCTGATCGAATTCCAAAAAGCAATTGAGCTTCGCCCACAATTTCCTGAAGCTCAATTTAACCTTGGATTGGTTCTGATTAAGCTTGGAAGGTTGGACGAAGCCCAAAAACTGGTGCAAGCGATAAAGCCGGCTAAACCATCCCTGGCTCGACAACTTGAAGCTGAGTTACGCAAGGCTCGGAAAACGAATTAG
- a CDS encoding TonB-dependent receptor: MYSRWIFCCLVAGLIAVSPGATSFKTLAAPQAKTQTTVTGTVKDRTGKSFPDARITLLNSQQAIIATARTDAEGKFVFSAVPQGTFEVNVEGLGNLQARQAIQVTDGSPVECELILDFSPFTDVVTVTADVGQVQDKDQLGQQVNVIPATTIQERATEVIAQVAAGEVGAALQRTSPTIGGIYVRGLTGKNVVVFIDGVRYSNSAQRGGINTFLNLIEPSNLRSVELLRGPNSSQYGSDSLGGSIQFVSSPATFSTTGFDFHGQTSLFANSASATFGQATRFGFGGNNFGFLVNLAARRTNTLRPGNGIDTHAAVTRFLGLPSNIINGNRLPDTGFTEYGGNIRFNYAFGGGNQFIFNYQRSQQDGGKRYDQLLGGDGNNIAELENLMLDFGYVRFDTQRLAIADNFAVSFSFNSQREERINQGGNGNPLGSITYQPERTRTYGLQFFGNKRVGNHNLLLGGDYYHDRLISPAFTVSVVSNSQNFSRPRVPNNAFYHNYGFYAQDVWKAIPERLNISASVRYGAASYKSRAIDSPIVRGERLWPDDSLRVDQVTFRTSGVLKLIGGLSLGANFSRGFRAPHMTDLGTLGLTGDGFEIAAPDVVGLGGEVGNSASSRAVTTGRPVTQVGSEVSKNYELSLRFRNDWLDTDFGGFITDIDDNIQKQALILPQGAVGKSLGGEVITSQLPSGVVFVDASTNPVLVRSNFDNIRLWGLEYSLDAKLNAAWSLGGNFTYIYARDKATGVPPNLEGGTPAPNGTLRLRYNPSGKRYWVEVSGFAAYRQDRLSSLDLSDRRTGANRSRTSIRNFFYNGATVRGLVAPGTDGRFGTADDVLRQTGETLEQVQNRVLGNLEQSPMFPYVPGYGLLNVRGGIRLTDNQELFLALENITDASHRGINWGIDGPGINFTARYTIKF; encoded by the coding sequence ATGTATAGCCGATGGATCTTTTGTTGTTTGGTGGCGGGTCTCATTGCGGTCTCACCTGGTGCGACTTCATTCAAAACGCTGGCCGCCCCCCAAGCAAAAACTCAAACCACTGTAACCGGAACGGTAAAGGACCGAACCGGAAAATCCTTCCCGGATGCCAGAATTACCTTGCTCAATAGCCAGCAAGCCATCATTGCCACGGCACGGACTGATGCTGAGGGAAAATTTGTCTTTTCAGCCGTTCCGCAAGGAACCTTTGAAGTCAATGTTGAAGGGCTGGGGAATTTACAGGCTCGTCAGGCAATTCAGGTCACGGATGGCAGTCCAGTGGAATGTGAATTGATCCTGGACTTTAGCCCGTTTACCGATGTGGTAACCGTGACGGCAGATGTCGGCCAGGTTCAGGATAAAGATCAATTGGGTCAACAGGTGAATGTTATTCCGGCAACCACAATTCAGGAACGTGCCACTGAGGTGATCGCCCAGGTTGCCGCCGGGGAGGTTGGTGCCGCGTTACAAAGAACGAGTCCCACGATTGGCGGAATTTACGTCCGGGGGCTGACTGGGAAAAACGTGGTTGTGTTCATTGATGGCGTCAGATATTCAAATTCCGCCCAACGCGGTGGAATCAATACGTTTTTGAACTTGATTGAACCCTCAAACCTGCGCAGCGTCGAGTTGTTACGAGGACCAAACAGCTCTCAATATGGCAGCGACAGTTTAGGGGGCAGCATTCAGTTTGTATCAAGCCCGGCAACATTTTCCACCACCGGGTTTGATTTTCATGGGCAAACCAGCCTCTTTGCTAATTCCGCCAGTGCCACGTTTGGACAGGCCACCCGGTTTGGTTTTGGCGGGAACAACTTTGGCTTTTTGGTGAACCTGGCAGCGCGTCGCACCAATACGCTGAGGCCGGGAAATGGCATTGATACCCATGCTGCGGTGACCCGGTTTTTAGGACTTCCATCCAATATCATCAATGGAAACCGGCTACCCGACACCGGATTTACGGAATATGGCGGAAACATTCGGTTCAATTATGCTTTTGGCGGCGGAAATCAGTTTATTTTCAACTATCAGCGCAGTCAGCAAGATGGCGGAAAACGCTATGACCAGTTGCTGGGCGGGGACGGCAACAACATTGCTGAACTGGAAAACCTGATGCTTGATTTCGGATATGTCCGGTTTGATACCCAGCGCCTGGCGATTGCCGACAATTTTGCCGTGAGTTTTTCCTTTAACAGCCAGCGGGAAGAACGTATCAATCAGGGCGGAAACGGGAATCCGCTTGGTTCCATCACGTATCAACCAGAACGGACGCGCACCTATGGGCTGCAATTCTTTGGGAACAAACGGGTCGGCAACCATAACTTGCTGCTTGGTGGAGATTACTACCACGACCGTCTCATTTCTCCAGCCTTTACCGTGAGTGTGGTTTCGAACTCTCAAAACTTTTCGCGACCCCGGGTACCCAACAATGCCTTCTATCACAACTATGGGTTTTATGCTCAGGATGTGTGGAAAGCAATTCCTGAACGTCTCAACATTTCGGCCAGTGTTCGATATGGCGCCGCATCTTACAAATCCAGAGCCATAGACAGCCCAATTGTGCGGGGCGAGCGACTCTGGCCAGATGATTCCTTGCGGGTTGATCAAGTGACCTTTCGAACCAGCGGGGTTCTCAAGTTGATCGGCGGGTTATCGTTGGGAGCAAACTTTAGCCGTGGTTTTCGGGCGCCGCACATGACGGATCTGGGCACCCTGGGATTAACCGGAGATGGTTTTGAAATTGCCGCACCCGACGTGGTCGGTCTGGGGGGCGAGGTTGGCAATTCAGCCAGTTCAAGAGCCGTCACCACGGGGCGACCCGTCACGCAGGTCGGTTCGGAAGTCAGCAAAAATTACGAATTGAGCCTGCGGTTTCGCAATGACTGGCTGGATACGGATTTTGGTGGGTTTATTACCGATATTGACGACAATATCCAGAAACAAGCCCTGATTTTGCCACAAGGCGCCGTTGGGAAATCCCTGGGAGGTGAAGTGATAACCAGTCAGCTTCCTTCGGGCGTGGTCTTTGTTGATGCCTCAACCAATCCGGTTTTGGTCCGCTCCAATTTTGACAATATCAGACTGTGGGGCCTTGAATATTCGCTGGATGCCAAACTGAACGCTGCCTGGAGCCTGGGTGGAAATTTCACCTACATTTATGCCCGCGACAAAGCCACCGGAGTACCTCCCAACCTGGAAGGCGGAACCCCGGCACCCAATGGGACGCTCCGTTTGCGATACAATCCTTCTGGAAAACGATATTGGGTTGAAGTATCAGGATTTGCGGCGTATCGGCAAGATCGTCTGTCTTCGCTCGATTTAAGTGATCGCCGAACTGGCGCCAATCGCTCACGGACCTCAATCCGCAATTTCTTTTACAACGGAGCAACGGTTCGAGGGCTGGTTGCACCGGGCACGGATGGCCGTTTCGGTACCGCCGATGACGTACTACGCCAAACCGGAGAAACCCTTGAGCAGGTTCAAAATCGTGTTTTGGGAAATTTAGAGCAATCCCCGATGTTTCCCTATGTTCCTGGATATGGACTGCTCAATGTTCGAGGTGGCATTCGACTGACAGACAATCAGGAACTTTTCCTGGCACTGGAAAACATTACTGACGCTTCGCATCGGGGAATTAACTGGGGGATTGACGGACCGGGAATTAACTTTACCGCCCGCTACACCATCAAGTTTTAG
- a CDS encoding zf-HC2 domain-containing protein: MWCWRIDIQRKLMPYVDSRLNPRAEFKIEQHLLDCPSCRVRVDHLRRGQRFALALERHQSSDSGWEALESALDATPNERTQPDPPRFRLEWLTWHGMAVTAGFVVGAVLVFSVWFALNSDITSPVKGKILKNLVGEEEDQAFHEVSISKIESNTEPHIVVEGVVNEVRIDADGDLTFRLVEHVNQSSPFVVCEVLNPRQIKPPSPGERVRVYGVSRYDNKHTHQWYEVHPVMNIEIVKNEK, translated from the coding sequence ATGTGGTGTTGGAGAATTGATATACAACGAAAATTGATGCCCTATGTGGATTCAAGACTGAACCCACGGGCGGAATTCAAAATTGAACAACACTTGCTGGATTGTCCTTCGTGCCGGGTCAGAGTGGATCACCTCCGCCGTGGCCAGCGATTTGCCCTGGCCCTGGAACGGCATCAATCCTCTGATTCAGGCTGGGAGGCATTGGAATCGGCACTGGATGCCACCCCCAATGAGCGAACTCAACCGGACCCCCCTCGATTCCGCCTGGAATGGCTAACCTGGCACGGAATGGCGGTGACAGCCGGGTTCGTGGTTGGAGCAGTGCTTGTTTTTTCAGTCTGGTTTGCGTTGAACTCTGACATCACCAGTCCCGTGAAAGGCAAAATACTTAAAAACCTGGTTGGGGAAGAGGAAGACCAGGCTTTTCACGAGGTATCAATTTCGAAGATTGAAAGCAATACCGAGCCTCATATTGTGGTCGAAGGTGTGGTCAACGAAGTCAGAATTGATGCCGACGGAGACCTCACTTTCCGGTTGGTTGAACACGTCAACCAATCGTCGCCCTTTGTGGTCTGTGAAGTGCTCAATCCCCGTCAAATCAAACCGCCTTCACCAGGTGAGCGGGTAAGAGTGTATGGCGTCAGCCGTTATGACAACAAACATACCCACCAGTGGTATGAGGTACACCCGGTGATGAATATTGAAATCGTCAAGAATGAAAAATAA
- a CDS encoding sigma-70 family RNA polymerase sigma factor encodes MRAAQAGSRIAFRQLYDQYRDTVYNLIVYLIGNRLEAEDLLQNTFLKAYRALAGFRFEASFKTWILRIAHNECTDALRRNHPDMVPIEDLFGSQEEIDHSRLPDDLHLQSERQEVLAQVLLELSPKLRTVIILRYVESLSYEEIADVLECSIGTVSSRLHRALTEMEAQLRPFKRML; translated from the coding sequence GTGCGCGCCGCGCAGGCCGGGAGCCGAATTGCATTCAGACAACTTTATGACCAGTACCGGGACACAGTGTATAACCTGATCGTGTACCTCATTGGAAACCGTCTGGAAGCAGAAGACTTGCTCCAAAACACCTTTCTCAAAGCCTACCGGGCCCTGGCTGGTTTTCGATTTGAAGCAAGCTTTAAGACGTGGATTCTCCGCATTGCCCACAACGAATGCACCGACGCTCTGAGACGAAATCACCCAGACATGGTCCCTATCGAAGATCTTTTTGGCAGCCAGGAGGAAATAGACCATTCGCGGCTTCCAGACGATCTACACCTGCAATCGGAGCGACAGGAGGTGTTGGCCCAGGTGCTACTCGAACTCTCACCGAAATTACGGACAGTAATCATATTAAGATATGTTGAATCATTGAGTTATGAAGAAATAGCAGATGTTTTGGAATGCAGCATTGGGACGGTTTCATCGCGACTTCATCGGGCATTGACGGAAATGGAGGCGCAGTTGCGCCCATTCAAACGGATGCTGTAA
- a CDS encoding ParA family protein — MHILAVANQKGGVGKTTITRELSACFALRGYQVLAIDCDPQGNLTQSWVNTDVFEGTLAHVLIEPEIQQGQRREPLSIADTIVESPIKNLDLIPCDIRLARFEQQPEYLMHRLRKQLYEHASSYDLVLIDCPPQLGKLLSAALYAAHFVVIPCAADAMGLQGLADLAHTIDQVRSNVNAELQTLGVVVNLYKPTRNLSAESRAAIEDVLPLVKHVFDTNIHDYAKIAEAPSQHLPVVIYSEDHRAADLFWALTDEILDRLNMTRQKISVVR, encoded by the coding sequence ATGCATATTCTCGCTGTTGCCAACCAGAAAGGTGGGGTTGGCAAAACGACTATTACACGTGAGTTATCAGCGTGCTTTGCGTTACGTGGGTATCAGGTTCTGGCAATTGATTGTGATCCACAGGGAAATCTTACCCAAAGCTGGGTCAATACGGATGTGTTTGAAGGCACCCTGGCCCACGTACTGATTGAACCTGAAATTCAACAGGGCCAACGGCGCGAACCGCTTTCGATTGCGGATACGATTGTCGAGTCACCGATTAAAAACCTCGATCTGATTCCCTGTGATATCCGGCTGGCCCGTTTTGAACAGCAACCTGAATATTTAATGCATCGCCTCCGGAAACAGCTTTATGAGCATGCCTCCAGTTATGATTTGGTGTTGATTGATTGCCCTCCTCAGCTTGGCAAATTGCTGTCTGCCGCTCTGTATGCCGCCCACTTTGTGGTGATTCCCTGTGCGGCAGATGCTATGGGATTGCAGGGCCTGGCTGATCTGGCTCATACCATTGACCAGGTCCGGAGCAATGTGAATGCTGAATTACAAACCCTTGGGGTGGTCGTCAATTTATACAAACCGACGCGGAATTTATCGGCTGAGTCCAGGGCGGCAATCGAGGATGTACTCCCGCTGGTCAAACACGTTTTTGACACCAATATTCACGACTACGCCAAGATTGCCGAGGCACCATCTCAACATTTACCCGTCGTTATCTACAGCGAGGATCATCGGGCAGCAGATTTGTTTTGGGCCTTAACGGATGAGATTCTGGACCGACTGAATATGACTCGCCAAAAAATTTCGGTGGTGAGGTAA
- a CDS encoding TerD family protein, with the protein MQNFIRGQKARLSELVSGLSFEVVLQVGFSSPTPIDYCCFVVDASQRIIDDRYLIYSRQMQSPCGSVRLLDGPGSPAARFLVNLGSLPKQSQKLVFTATINGAPVMSQLAYGALQIIASTGPAIQFPLSGADFSAEKSIIIGEIYLKDDWRFAAVGQGFGEGLSALLRKFGGNQPASGSPSPGQAPEIPTLVQPAPASRPPAAYQTMPISSARPDTSPNLPLQATTPFGQSNLPPVMPPPPAAPRAPQAPMPPTVAAPMAPPPPYNPGGQPPAGSGIPTVAAGIPPVVNSPYGQVPHSPPPQNQSWGAPPPNPNPYTPHGPPINQPRQQGSKLGKILAIGALLVVVLFGGLIGIGLLVSNFNKPTAEQVARERQETELKAYAKELAALTGLDSASGRGYTTGKIYVVDKELGIGDSLNYSVKADWQAKSKDEIGTVVLVKKDEKVIGQYDLEGNGGKVDAKVHIWTVTVIDLKNKLITIEDEIAGSDPPLNIKRKKGDRTAEYGGYPKVIEFLEKLDRKVDSASGSSKSSSASPTVPASDSEETPAPGGNGWKQP; encoded by the coding sequence ATGCAAAATTTTATTCGCGGACAAAAGGCTCGATTATCTGAACTCGTCAGTGGTTTATCGTTTGAAGTTGTATTGCAGGTTGGTTTTTCCAGCCCAACACCAATTGATTATTGTTGTTTTGTGGTTGATGCCTCCCAACGGATCATTGATGATCGGTATTTAATTTATTCACGCCAAATGCAGTCCCCCTGCGGATCAGTTCGGTTGCTTGACGGTCCAGGGAGCCCCGCCGCCCGATTTCTGGTCAACCTCGGCAGTTTACCCAAACAATCGCAAAAGCTGGTATTCACGGCGACCATCAATGGCGCTCCAGTCATGAGCCAGCTTGCCTATGGTGCCTTGCAAATTATTGCCAGCACTGGTCCAGCCATCCAATTTCCATTGAGTGGCGCCGATTTTTCGGCTGAAAAATCAATTATCATCGGTGAAATTTATCTGAAAGATGATTGGCGATTTGCGGCGGTCGGTCAGGGATTTGGTGAAGGATTAAGTGCGCTCCTGCGGAAGTTTGGTGGAAACCAGCCGGCGAGTGGTTCCCCCAGCCCAGGGCAAGCGCCTGAAATTCCGACACTGGTTCAACCGGCTCCGGCGTCACGGCCCCCAGCCGCCTATCAAACCATGCCGATAAGTAGTGCCCGGCCTGACACTTCACCAAACCTCCCGCTCCAGGCCACGACCCCATTTGGACAGAGTAACTTGCCACCTGTGATGCCCCCCCCGCCCGCCGCACCTCGCGCCCCTCAAGCACCAATGCCACCAACCGTGGCGGCACCGATGGCGCCACCACCACCATACAACCCCGGCGGTCAACCACCTGCTGGATCCGGGATTCCAACCGTGGCGGCTGGTATACCACCCGTGGTCAATTCACCATATGGACAGGTGCCCCATTCTCCTCCACCCCAGAACCAATCCTGGGGTGCGCCACCACCCAACCCCAATCCCTACACCCCTCACGGTCCACCCATCAATCAACCGCGCCAGCAAGGGTCAAAACTTGGCAAAATCCTGGCCATTGGCGCCTTGCTGGTCGTGGTTTTGTTTGGCGGATTGATTGGGATTGGTTTGCTGGTGTCTAATTTTAATAAACCCACGGCTGAACAAGTTGCCCGCGAACGTCAGGAAACCGAGCTCAAAGCCTATGCCAAAGAGCTGGCGGCCCTCACAGGTCTGGACTCCGCCTCCGGGCGAGGGTACACAACCGGGAAGATCTATGTTGTGGATAAGGAATTGGGAATTGGTGATTCGCTGAACTATTCGGTCAAAGCTGACTGGCAGGCGAAAAGCAAAGATGAAATCGGAACCGTGGTTTTGGTCAAAAAAGATGAGAAGGTAATCGGCCAGTATGACCTGGAAGGCAACGGCGGGAAAGTTGATGCCAAAGTTCACATTTGGACAGTCACCGTGATTGATTTGAAAAACAAGTTGATCACTATCGAAGACGAAATTGCCGGTTCAGACCCACCACTGAACATCAAACGGAAAAAAGGGGATCGGACAGCCGAGTACGGTGGCTATCCAAAAGTGATTGAATTTCTTGAAAAATTAGACCGAAAGGTTGATTCAGCCTCTGGTTCATCAAAATCATCCAGCGCCAGTCCCACAGTTCCAGCCAGTGATTCCGAGGAAACACCAGCGCCAGGAGGTAACGGGTGGAAACAACCTTAA